The proteins below are encoded in one region of Rana temporaria chromosome 2, aRanTem1.1, whole genome shotgun sequence:
- the LOC120928755 gene encoding zinc finger protein 585A-like, translating into MKAKRGRPQKVHNGEKTHRCSECDKAFTRPSALTIHERVHTGEKPYQCSECDKAFTQKPNLIMHQRIHTGEKPYQCSECDKAFIRKVGLINHERIHTGVKPYWCSVCDKGFTRKVYLTTHQRIHTGEKPYQCSECDKAFTQKSHLISHQSNHTGEKPYQCSECDRAFTTKVDLAIHQRIHTGEKPYQCSECGKAFARKSYLTTHQRGHTGEKPYQCSECDQAFTKKSNLIAHQSIHTGETLYQCSECNKKFTRKENLTIHEIVHTGEKPFLCSECDRAFARKSHLITHQRTHTGGKPYQCSECGKAFTSKSHLIIHQRIHTGEKPYQCSECDKAFTDKARLLIHQCDHTGEKRYVCSECDKAFKKKSILIVHQRIHTGEKPFKCSECDKAFSLKADLIRHQKVHTGEKPYQCSECDKAYIGKRDLIIHQRSHTGDKPFQCSECHKAFPVKSALIRHQMGHTGDKPYQCSECDKAFKVKEKLIIHQRVHTGEKPHLCSECLKVFRSHSNLIQHRKIHNRCQ; encoded by the coding sequence ATGAAGGCAAAACGCGGGAGACCCCAGAAGGTTCACAATGGAGAGAAGACACATAGGTGTTCAgaatgtgataaagcttttaCAAGGCCGTCAGCGCTTACCATACATgagagggttcacactggagagaagccatatcagtgttctgaatgtgataaagcttttaCACAGAAGCCAAACCTTATCATGCACCAaaggattcacactggagagaagccgtatcagtgttctgaatgtgataaagcttttaTAAGGAAGGTAGGTCTTATCAATCATGAAAGGATTCACACAGGAGTAAAGCCATATTGGTGTTCTGTAtgtgataaaggttttacaaGAAAGGTATATCTTACgacacaccagaggattcacactggggagaaaccatatcagtgttctgaatgtgacaaagcttttacacagaAGTCACATCTTATCAGTCACCAAAGCAATCACAccggagagaagccatatcagtgCTCTGAATGTGATAGGGCTTTTACAACAAAGGTAGATCTTGCcatacaccagaggattcacaccggagagaagccatatcaatgttctgaatgtggcaaagcttttgcAAGGAAGTCATATCTTACCACACACCAGAGgggtcacactggagagaagccataccAGTGTTCGGAATGTGATCAAGCTTTCACAAAGAAATCAAATCTTATCGCACACCAGagcattcacactggagagacgcTGTATCAGTGCTctgaatgtaataaaaaatttacAAGAAAAGAAAACCTTACCATCCACGAGAttgttcacactggagagaagcccttCCTTTGTTCTGAATGTGATCGAGCTTTTGCACGGAAGTCACATCTTATCACACACCAGAGGACTCACACTGGAGGGAAGccatatcaatgttctgaatgtggTAAAGCTTTTACATCGAAGTCACACCTTATCATACACCAGAGGatccacactggagagaagccgtatcagtgttctgaatgtgacaaagcttttacagaCAAGGCAAGGCTTCTTATACATCAATGTGATCACACCGGAGAAAAACGTTATGTgtgttctgaatgtgataaagcttttaAAAAGAAGTCAATCCTTATCGTACACCAGAGGATCCACACTGGAGAGAAACCATttaagtgttctgaatgtgataaagcttttTCATTGAAGGCAGACCTTATCAGACACCAGAAGGtccacactggggagaagccatatCAATGCTCTGAATGTGATAAAGCTTATATAGGGAAAAGGGATCTTATCATACACCAGAGGAGCCACACTGGAGATAAGCCCTTTCAATGTTCCGAATGTCATAAAGCTTTTCCAGTGAAGTCGGCTCTAATCAGACACCAGATGGGTCACACTGGAGATAAACCCtatcaatgttctgaatgtgataaagcttttaAAGTGAAGGAAAAGCTGATCATACACCaaagggttcacactggagagaagccacatCTATGTTCCGAATGTCTCAAAGTTTTTAGAAGCCACTCAAACCTTATCCAACACCGGAAGATTCACAATCGTTGTCAGTAG